A stretch of Comamonadaceae bacterium M7527 DNA encodes these proteins:
- a CDS encoding Fic family protein: MSSPSPCIKQEGADYLVQVDERYVSDAYNSLSIEGYRVTDELIERVASGDWNPDGDSQHNRTRDALAARGYYQAFQAVKESIGKVLAKDNAGLVVKRDHHEWYAELFGASVTAGIVEASQLTGYRRGPIFIRNSMHTPLPSEALLDSLETLWDLIETEPEASVRAVLGHHLFVFIHPYFDGNGRIGRFLMNTLLASGGYPWTVIRMSRRDVYMKALEAASVQGQIKPLAEFIAQEMNEWSPERETKNKG, encoded by the coding sequence ATGTCTTCCCCCTCACCATGCATCAAGCAAGAGGGTGCCGACTATCTGGTACAGGTTGATGAGCGCTATGTTTCTGACGCCTACAACTCCCTGTCGATCGAAGGCTATCGCGTCACCGACGAATTGATCGAGCGCGTAGCCAGCGGTGACTGGAACCCAGATGGTGACTCACAGCACAACAGGACCCGGGACGCGTTGGCTGCAAGGGGCTATTACCAAGCCTTTCAGGCAGTCAAGGAAAGCATTGGAAAAGTACTGGCAAAGGACAACGCAGGTCTGGTAGTCAAGCGCGATCATCACGAGTGGTATGCCGAACTGTTCGGCGCCTCAGTGACCGCAGGTATCGTCGAAGCAAGTCAGCTCACCGGTTATCGGCGTGGTCCGATTTTTATTCGCAATTCGATGCACACGCCACTGCCCAGCGAGGCCTTGCTGGATTCACTGGAAACGCTGTGGGACTTGATCGAAACCGAGCCGGAGGCCAGCGTTCGCGCCGTACTTGGACATCACCTCTTCGTCTTTATCCATCCATACTTCGATGGCAACGGCCGTATCGGTCGCTTCCTGATGAACACGCTGCTGGCATCCGGCGGCTATCCATGGACGGTGATTCGGATGAGCAGGCGAGATGTCTACATGAAGGCACTGGAGGCAGCGAGCGTCCAGGGCCAAATTAAGCCATTGGCCGAATTCATTGCTCAAGAGATGAATGAATGGTCGCCAGAGCGCGAGACCAAGAACAAGGGATAA
- a CDS encoding site-specific DNA-methyltransferase — protein MNHPEIRMVPVDALVPYARNARTHSDAQVAQIAASITEFGWTNPILTDGAKGLIAGHGRLMAARKLGLKDVPVIELGHLTPEQKKAYILADNRLAENAGWDDELLKLELAELKAADFDLDLMGFTDKELEELLNGDESGGGLTEDDAIPEAPVDPVSRPGDLWILGNHRLLCGDSTILSDVERLMGGQLADMTFTDPPYNVDYGNSAKDKMRGKDRRIMNDDLGDGFFQFLYDACLNLLLVTKGACYVCMSSSELHTLQKAWIKAGGKWSTFIIWSKNTFTLGRADYQRQYEPILYGWKQGSDHFWCGDRDQSDIWNYNKPRVNDLHPTMKPVELVERAIKNSSKSRDIVLDLFGGSGTTLIASEKTGRQARLIELDPKFVDVIIKRWEEYTGQQAVREDDGVKFGELAINAATAQGQDAPAVASA, from the coding sequence ATGAATCATCCTGAGATCCGAATGGTCCCAGTGGACGCGCTCGTCCCTTATGCACGCAATGCCCGCACTCACAGCGATGCCCAGGTGGCACAGATCGCGGCCTCGATCACCGAGTTCGGCTGGACCAACCCGATCCTCACGGACGGTGCCAAGGGCTTGATTGCTGGCCACGGTCGCTTGATGGCTGCGCGCAAGCTCGGTCTCAAGGATGTGCCGGTCATTGAGCTGGGGCACCTGACGCCCGAGCAGAAGAAGGCCTACATCCTGGCCGACAACCGGTTGGCCGAGAACGCTGGCTGGGATGACGAGCTCTTGAAACTCGAGTTGGCCGAGCTCAAAGCGGCCGACTTTGATCTGGACCTGATGGGTTTCACCGACAAGGAGCTCGAAGAGCTGCTCAATGGCGACGAGTCAGGCGGTGGTTTGACTGAAGATGATGCAATCCCAGAAGCACCAGTAGATCCTGTTTCCAGACCTGGGGACTTGTGGATTCTCGGCAACCACCGCCTCCTTTGTGGCGACTCAACGATCCTGTCGGATGTGGAGCGCCTCATGGGCGGACAGCTTGCAGACATGACCTTTACCGATCCACCCTACAACGTGGACTACGGCAACAGCGCCAAGGACAAGATGCGAGGCAAAGACCGGCGCATCATGAACGACGACTTGGGCGATGGCTTCTTCCAGTTCCTGTACGACGCCTGCCTGAACCTGCTCCTGGTCACCAAGGGCGCCTGCTACGTGTGCATGAGCTCGTCCGAGCTGCACACCTTGCAAAAGGCCTGGATCAAGGCAGGGGGCAAATGGTCAACGTTCATCATCTGGTCCAAGAACACCTTCACGCTCGGTCGCGCGGATTACCAGCGCCAGTACGAACCCATCCTGTATGGCTGGAAGCAGGGCTCGGACCACTTTTGGTGCGGGGACCGGGACCAGTCGGACATCTGGAACTACAACAAGCCCCGGGTCAACGACCTGCATCCGACCATGAAACCGGTCGAGTTGGTCGAGCGGGCCATCAAGAATTCATCCAAGAGCCGGGACATCGTTTTGGACCTGTTTGGGGGTTCGGGCACCACCCTGATCGCCAGTGAGAAGACCGGGCGTCAGGCCCGCCTCATTGAACTCGATCCCAAGTTCGTGGACGTGATCATCAAACGCTGGGAGGAATACACCGGCCAGCAGGCGGTGCGCGAGGACGATGGCGTGAAATTCGGTGAGCTGGCCATCAATGCAGCTACCGCACAGGGGCAGGATGCCCCTGCGGTGGCTAGTGCCTGA
- a CDS encoding phage/plasmid primase, P4 family has protein sequence MLDFNDAPGGPTRKVAGDSADAAREKDEIRAALNDQLPLLALDIWPSGKRRQNKYLVGDVMGGPGDSLELLLSGPKVGLWTDRATGEGGDILDLVARCYNLDVQAQFPQVLERAKGWLGRVSAMPASAVAASKAKAPAVDELGPATAKWDYQDASGKLIAVVYRYDPEPGRKEFRPWDVRRRKMAPPEPRPLYNQPGMLKAEQVVMVEGEKCAQALIDLGVCATTAMHGANAPVEKTDWSPLSGKHVLIWPDRDKPGWQYADHASQAIMQAGAKSCVILQPPAEKPEGWDVADAVQDGFDIAGFLAVGERVPVVHQIDAHTPMQLVDGIDYTNEDGLAMAFSHQFAEEWRYCAPWSKWLVWNGVRWNIDKALYVMHLCRLICRAASVHADGTKLKGRLASSGTISAIERIVRSEPRHSASVDEWDSSVWLLNTPGGIVDLRTGARGPHDRERRMTKVTTATPQGDCPVWRNFLVNVTGGDDELQDYLQRVVGYCLTGDISTHALFFLYGTGANGKSVFVNVISTVLGDYAANAPMDTFMESRSDRHPTDLAGLRGARFVSATETEQGRRWNESKIKAITGGDDITARLMHQDFFTYRPQFKLLIAGNHKPAIRNIDEAMRRRMHLIPFTITVPPEKRDPLLTEKLLAERDGIMAWAVQGCLLWQSQGLSQPKSVVSATEEYFEAEDAMGRWMTERCNLGVNHKALTATLFNDWKQWAELSGEYIGTQRRFSDALLARRFDKWRNSMGVRGYQGIDLKQPTSLPARSYPYNDD, from the coding sequence ATGCTTGACTTCAATGATGCCCCCGGTGGCCCAACCCGCAAGGTGGCAGGGGACAGTGCTGACGCTGCCCGAGAGAAGGATGAAATCCGCGCAGCCTTGAATGACCAGCTGCCCTTGCTGGCTCTGGATATCTGGCCCTCAGGAAAGCGCCGCCAGAACAAATACCTGGTGGGCGATGTGATGGGAGGGCCGGGCGACAGCCTGGAGCTTTTGCTCTCTGGTCCTAAGGTGGGGTTGTGGACCGACCGCGCCACGGGTGAGGGCGGAGACATCCTCGACCTCGTCGCCCGCTGCTACAACCTCGATGTGCAGGCCCAGTTTCCCCAGGTGCTCGAACGGGCTAAAGGTTGGCTCGGACGCGTCTCAGCCATGCCCGCCAGCGCGGTGGCCGCGAGCAAAGCCAAAGCCCCTGCAGTGGATGAGCTGGGACCTGCAACAGCCAAGTGGGATTACCAGGATGCCAGCGGAAAACTCATCGCCGTGGTGTACCGCTACGACCCAGAGCCGGGCCGCAAGGAGTTCAGGCCATGGGATGTGCGCCGCCGCAAGATGGCTCCACCTGAGCCGCGTCCGCTGTACAACCAGCCGGGCATGCTCAAGGCTGAGCAGGTCGTGATGGTGGAGGGCGAAAAGTGCGCTCAAGCATTGATTGATCTGGGTGTGTGCGCCACCACGGCCATGCACGGCGCCAACGCACCGGTTGAGAAAACCGACTGGTCCCCTCTGTCTGGCAAGCACGTCCTGATCTGGCCAGATCGCGACAAACCTGGCTGGCAATATGCCGATCATGCTTCGCAGGCCATCATGCAGGCTGGGGCCAAGTCCTGCGTCATCTTGCAGCCCCCGGCAGAAAAGCCCGAGGGCTGGGATGTGGCCGATGCGGTGCAAGACGGCTTTGACATAGCTGGCTTTCTTGCCGTGGGCGAGCGCGTGCCGGTCGTGCATCAGATTGACGCGCACACGCCCATGCAGCTGGTCGATGGGATCGACTACACGAACGAGGATGGGCTGGCCATGGCCTTTTCTCACCAGTTCGCCGAGGAATGGCGCTACTGCGCACCATGGAGCAAGTGGCTTGTATGGAACGGCGTGCGCTGGAACATCGACAAGGCCTTGTATGTCATGCACCTGTGTCGCCTGATTTGCCGGGCAGCTTCAGTGCATGCCGATGGCACCAAGCTCAAAGGTCGCTTGGCCAGTTCTGGAACGATCTCGGCGATCGAGCGCATTGTGCGCTCCGAGCCGCGCCACAGTGCCTCGGTCGATGAGTGGGACTCAAGCGTCTGGCTACTCAACACGCCTGGTGGCATCGTGGATCTGCGAACTGGTGCACGTGGTCCGCATGACCGCGAGCGCCGCATGACCAAAGTGACCACGGCCACCCCTCAGGGGGATTGCCCGGTCTGGCGAAATTTCCTGGTCAACGTCACAGGGGGTGATGACGAGTTGCAGGACTACCTGCAGCGAGTGGTGGGTTACTGCCTGACAGGCGACATCAGCACCCACGCACTGTTTTTCTTGTACGGCACTGGTGCAAACGGCAAGTCGGTCTTCGTGAACGTGATCTCCACGGTGCTGGGCGACTATGCCGCCAACGCTCCCATGGACACCTTCATGGAATCGCGCTCGGACCGGCACCCCACCGATCTGGCAGGACTGCGCGGTGCGCGCTTTGTTTCGGCAACTGAGACAGAGCAGGGCAGGCGCTGGAACGAATCCAAGATCAAAGCGATCACGGGTGGTGACGACATCACGGCCCGCCTGATGCACCAGGACTTCTTTACCTACAGACCGCAGTTCAAGCTCTTGATTGCCGGTAACCACAAGCCTGCGATCCGCAACATCGATGAGGCCATGCGCCGCCGCATGCACCTGATCCCTTTCACGATCACGGTCCCTCCAGAAAAGCGCGATCCGCTCCTGACCGAAAAGCTGCTGGCTGAGCGCGACGGAATCATGGCCTGGGCCGTCCAGGGCTGTCTGCTTTGGCAAAGCCAAGGTCTGAGCCAGCCCAAGTCTGTGGTGAGCGCGACCGAAGAGTACTTCGAGGCTGAGGACGCTATGGGGCGGTGGATGACTGAGCGCTGCAATCTGGGCGTCAATCACAAGGCATTGACGGCCACGCTCTTCAACGACTGGAAGCAGTGGGCCGAACTCAGTGGTGAGTACATAGGCACGCAGCGCCGGTTCTCAGACGCCTTATTGGCCAGACGTTTTGACAAGTGGCGTAACTCCATGGGCGTGCGTGGCTATCAGGGGATCGACCTCAAACAGCCCACCTCTTTGCCTGCCCGGTCCTATCCGTACAACGATGATTGA
- a CDS encoding DUF2924 domain-containing protein: protein MKPRSITPREQRSLEKLNAVQREVATLHEMKMPDLWKVWDLHFASRPVHPNRKYLTSRLSYRIQELAFGTLPQSTRERLVDYGQNLSKIKTNTPAKAVAMPGATLVREFEGKEFRVEVLADGRYEYNQKIYRSLSAIAKNITGTHWSGPAFFGVKNMVAA from the coding sequence ATGAAGCCACGATCCATCACCCCGCGCGAGCAGCGCAGTCTGGAAAAGCTCAATGCCGTCCAGCGCGAAGTGGCCACCCTGCATGAAATGAAGATGCCCGATCTTTGGAAAGTGTGGGATCTGCATTTCGCAAGCCGCCCGGTGCACCCCAACCGCAAATACCTCACCTCACGCTTGAGCTACCGGATTCAGGAACTGGCCTTTGGCACCTTGCCGCAGTCCACACGCGAGCGCTTGGTCGACTACGGCCAAAACCTCTCCAAAATCAAGACCAACACACCGGCCAAAGCGGTGGCCATGCCCGGGGCCACCCTGGTGCGGGAGTTCGAGGGCAAGGAATTCAGGGTTGAGGTTTTGGCTGACGGTCGCTACGAGTACAACCAGAAGATCTACCGCAGCCTATCGGCGATTGCCAAGAACATCACCGGCACGCATTGGTCCGGACCCGCATTTTTTGGCGTGAAAAACATGGTGGCCGCATGA
- a CDS encoding helix-turn-helix domain-containing protein gives MKTSSPAPLPVVRSLDRLGQAISLARRRRHLTQQDLAERIGTSTHTVRRIEAGHPGTALVHFARVMQVFGELDKLDQLLETSQDTIGLTLMDEKLPQRVRKPRKTPETGAF, from the coding sequence ATGAAAACCTCATCCCCTGCGCCTTTGCCCGTCGTGCGCAGCCTAGATCGGCTTGGACAAGCGATCTCGCTTGCGCGCCGTCGCCGACACCTGACGCAGCAGGATCTGGCTGAACGCATTGGTACGTCCACCCACACCGTGCGCCGTATCGAAGCTGGCCACCCAGGAACTGCACTGGTGCATTTCGCAAGAGTCATGCAGGTGTTCGGGGAACTCGACAAGCTAGATCAGTTGCTCGAAACTTCTCAGGACACCATCGGCCTAACTCTGATGGACGAGAAATTGCCTCAGCGTGTACGCAAGCCCCGCAAGACACCGGAAACTGGGGCGTTTTGA
- a CDS encoding DUF6362 family protein, with amino-acid sequence MVEAWTVETVADRFVDAARTARRLPRVMVQGYASTWPIVILPSDAYPDPHKVYRLPPPSPQDVERMLEVMRWVQLLELDERHLVWMRAKRFDWVEISKRFACDRTTAWRRWKRDMQVVADLLNRQSAQPKL; translated from the coding sequence ATGGTTGAAGCCTGGACAGTCGAGACGGTGGCAGACCGATTTGTCGATGCGGCCAGAACGGCCAGGCGCCTGCCACGCGTGATGGTGCAGGGCTACGCCAGCACCTGGCCCATAGTGATCCTGCCAAGTGATGCCTACCCGGATCCGCACAAGGTGTACCGATTACCGCCCCCGTCCCCTCAGGACGTGGAACGCATGCTCGAAGTGATGCGCTGGGTGCAGTTGCTCGAGCTCGATGAGCGGCACCTGGTGTGGATGCGGGCCAAGCGCTTTGACTGGGTGGAGATCAGCAAACGCTTTGCCTGTGACCGTACGACGGCGTGGAGACGCTGGAAGCGGGACATGCAGGTGGTGGCGGATCTGCTCAACAGGCAGTCAGCGCAACCCAAACTGTGA
- a CDS encoding RNA-directed DNA polymerase, whose translation MPFPKSAARLENLQRAWQWIRSNPDRTYKSHFRELYSAYATSDGALLKHLKDRLDRSIFEPSDACKLFLPKPSGILRPYTLLGIEDQIVYQAMANIVAERLHPRVRSKYNRQVFGHQYAGATSLWFYRRWTDGYKAFNKAAETVFANGYTWTASFDLTAFYDSIDHNVLRHMLKEIGLDHDFCMELTRLLNKWTATTTQIYHDHGIPQGPLSSGLISEAVLKHFDDNFRTRFDVKYFRYVDDIRLFAKSEDHLRYALVSLDRLSKDVGLFPQSGKIDIHQVKDIRDELKSVSSPVETVLSGPEPDQAGIRSRLAELAPREGGYRVTDSTRFKFLLAKADPSLRVLDRLWRVFEHAPHYYPQVSAYLQKFRSLPDKHADRLLSHIQTQDLYPAIRASLVTAADDRLSRSRTRRLRSSLKKLWAPRTSTPELTAALWSALHRLSHLTERQADYALLYSRTSWLRTRLHFGMPWFEIAKGRRDRLLNVSMRSNDADVALAAGWLAALLDCEVRKPIRDIHPLAKIVLRENGLLRRADTKVCGIRLALHEMTGMDFAVNWRKFFGKNYRHAESKIVACKGYFKTNPTAWVSMLDVFNDLLVDDLFKRDGSMGVRTLGKFGDVIGRKAFKTKFPNTHTLVEELHKKRGEGELSHAVVHATKARTGRIPFKWLKTGRRHLIAALTEINAAGY comes from the coding sequence ATGCCGTTCCCGAAGTCTGCCGCGCGTCTAGAGAATCTGCAGCGTGCATGGCAATGGATTCGCTCGAATCCAGATCGGACGTACAAGTCGCACTTCCGGGAGCTGTACTCGGCCTACGCGACCTCAGACGGGGCCCTGCTCAAGCATCTAAAAGATCGACTTGATCGAAGCATTTTTGAGCCATCCGACGCGTGCAAGCTTTTCCTGCCGAAGCCTTCGGGCATCCTGCGTCCGTACACGTTGCTGGGCATCGAGGACCAGATCGTGTACCAAGCGATGGCCAATATCGTCGCCGAGCGTCTGCATCCGCGCGTCAGAAGCAAGTACAACCGCCAAGTGTTTGGTCACCAGTACGCGGGAGCGACGAGCCTCTGGTTCTACCGCCGTTGGACCGATGGTTACAAGGCCTTCAACAAGGCTGCGGAGACGGTCTTTGCGAACGGCTACACGTGGACCGCAAGCTTTGATCTCACGGCGTTCTACGACAGCATTGATCACAACGTGCTGCGCCACATGCTCAAGGAAATTGGCCTTGACCATGATTTCTGTATGGAACTGACCCGCCTTCTGAACAAATGGACGGCAACGACGACTCAGATTTATCACGACCACGGCATCCCGCAGGGGCCGTTGAGCTCGGGCTTGATTTCCGAAGCAGTGCTCAAGCACTTCGACGACAACTTCCGCACCCGCTTCGACGTCAAGTACTTCCGGTACGTCGATGACATCCGTCTCTTCGCCAAGAGCGAGGATCACTTGCGGTACGCGCTCGTCTCACTTGACCGACTGAGCAAGGACGTGGGCTTGTTTCCGCAGTCGGGGAAGATCGACATCCACCAGGTGAAGGATATCCGGGACGAGTTGAAGTCTGTTAGCTCGCCTGTGGAGACAGTCTTGAGCGGACCGGAGCCCGACCAGGCAGGTATTCGAAGCAGGCTCGCTGAGCTTGCACCGCGCGAAGGCGGCTATCGGGTCACGGACTCAACTAGGTTCAAGTTCCTGTTGGCCAAGGCAGATCCGTCGCTTCGTGTGCTTGACCGCCTTTGGCGTGTCTTCGAGCATGCGCCGCACTACTACCCCCAGGTCTCAGCCTACCTGCAGAAGTTTCGGTCCCTACCCGACAAGCATGCTGATCGGCTGCTCAGCCACATCCAAACGCAGGATCTCTACCCGGCGATCCGGGCCAGCTTAGTGACGGCGGCGGATGATCGTCTTTCTAGGTCGCGCACTAGGCGCTTGCGCTCGTCCCTGAAGAAGCTGTGGGCGCCGCGAACCAGTACGCCAGAGCTGACCGCGGCCCTGTGGAGCGCGCTGCACCGTCTTTCGCACTTGACCGAGCGGCAGGCTGACTATGCGCTGCTCTATTCCCGGACATCTTGGCTTCGAACGCGGTTGCATTTCGGCATGCCTTGGTTTGAGATCGCCAAAGGCCGGAGAGACCGACTCTTGAACGTCTCGATGCGAAGCAATGACGCCGACGTTGCCCTGGCTGCGGGGTGGCTAGCTGCGCTGTTGGACTGCGAGGTTCGAAAGCCGATCCGCGACATCCATCCGCTGGCCAAGATCGTGCTGCGGGAAAACGGCCTGCTGCGCCGTGCCGACACCAAGGTGTGCGGAATCCGGCTGGCGCTTCACGAGATGACCGGCATGGACTTCGCGGTCAACTGGCGGAAGTTCTTCGGCAAGAACTATCGTCACGCCGAGTCAAAGATTGTTGCGTGCAAGGGCTACTTCAAGACGAACCCCACCGCCTGGGTCAGCATGCTTGATGTCTTCAACGATCTCCTGGTCGACGACCTCTTCAAGCGCGACGGAAGTATGGGCGTGCGAACTCTGGGGAAGTTCGGGGACGTTATCGGCCGCAAAGCCTTCAAGACCAAGTTCCCGAACACGCATACGCTTGTCGAAGAACTGCACAAGAAGCGCGGTGAGGGTGAGCTTTCCCACGCGGTGGTTCATGCGACGAAAGCGAGGACTGGGCGCATCCCGTTCAAGTGGCTGAAGACCGGCCGCAGACACCTGATCGCCGCGCTGACCGAGATCAATGCTGCAGGGTACTGA
- a CDS encoding recombinase family protein produces MTEVTIKRCAVYCRVSSDEGLDQQFNSIDAQREAGLAFVMSQRAEGWVPVQDTYEDPGFSGGNMERPGFKRLMADIKVGRIDVVVVYKIDRLSRSLADFAQMMKVFDQHTVSFSSVTQQINSSTSNGRLMLNMLLSFAQFEREVTGERIRDKIAASKRKGLWMGGVVPLGYRVEDRQLLIHPKESETVNWIFNTYASTGSTTQMVLQMKEQNLLTKTGRHFCKQSLYKVLQNRVYLGMLSHKGKYYPGAHKPLIDQVQWDKVQMLLARKPEEKNRATWSSKARTQFLLRGLIYTPAGDLYLPMACQKKSGKVYRYYVHNKKMHEGASQSTVANQPAELVEQEVTRQVLDFLCSGTMLNQYWHQIQQLNPGIPEAQAVNLVLQRTAEIWDSYFDELKSHIIRSLVERVTLHDDDTIEVSWRTTDWLALLEAMKPGTIGAEMLEMEMPA; encoded by the coding sequence ATGACTGAAGTGACCATCAAACGCTGCGCCGTCTACTGCCGTGTGTCCTCTGATGAAGGCTTGGACCAGCAATTCAACTCCATCGATGCCCAGCGCGAAGCAGGCCTGGCCTTTGTGATGAGCCAGCGCGCAGAAGGCTGGGTGCCAGTTCAGGACACCTACGAAGACCCCGGCTTCTCCGGCGGCAACATGGAACGCCCCGGCTTCAAACGCCTGATGGCAGACATCAAGGTCGGGCGTATTGACGTAGTGGTGGTCTACAAGATCGACCGCCTCTCGCGCTCCCTGGCCGATTTTGCCCAGATGATGAAGGTCTTTGACCAGCACACGGTCAGCTTCAGCTCCGTCACCCAGCAAATCAATTCCTCGACCTCCAACGGACGCCTGATGCTCAACATGCTGCTGTCTTTTGCACAGTTCGAGCGCGAAGTAACCGGCGAACGCATCCGCGACAAGATTGCCGCCTCCAAACGCAAGGGGTTGTGGATGGGGGGCGTGGTGCCGCTGGGCTACCGTGTGGAGGACCGTCAACTGCTGATCCACCCGAAAGAATCGGAAACTGTGAACTGGATCTTCAACACCTACGCCAGCACGGGATCGACCACGCAGATGGTCCTGCAGATGAAGGAGCAAAACCTCCTGACCAAAACAGGAAGGCATTTTTGCAAGCAGTCGCTGTATAAGGTGCTGCAAAACCGCGTGTACCTGGGCATGCTCTCGCACAAGGGCAAGTACTACCCCGGTGCCCACAAGCCCCTGATCGATCAGGTCCAGTGGGACAAGGTGCAGATGTTGCTTGCGCGCAAACCCGAAGAGAAGAACCGGGCTACCTGGTCCTCGAAGGCCCGGACGCAGTTTCTGTTGCGTGGCTTGATCTACACCCCTGCAGGCGATCTGTACCTTCCGATGGCCTGTCAGAAGAAGTCTGGCAAGGTCTACCGCTATTACGTGCACAACAAAAAAATGCACGAAGGTGCCAGCCAGAGCACCGTCGCCAACCAGCCCGCCGAGCTGGTGGAACAGGAGGTCACCCGGCAGGTACTCGATTTCCTGTGCTCGGGCACGATGCTCAACCAATACTGGCACCAGATCCAGCAGCTCAATCCCGGCATCCCCGAAGCCCAAGCTGTGAATTTAGTGCTTCAGCGCACTGCGGAAATCTGGGACAGCTACTTCGATGAGCTCAAAAGCCACATCATCCGCAGCTTGGTCGAACGAGTCACGCTGCACGATGACGACACGATCGAGGTCAGCTGGCGCACCACTGACTGGCTGGCTCTGCTGGAGGCAATGAAGCCCGGGACCATCGGCGCAGAGATGCTGGAGATGGAGATGCCAGCATGA
- a CDS encoding DUF6511 domain-containing protein, translating to MKCWVCFRQAKGFGHVDLRFKVGHPKRYPIDWIFCSLRCQVCFHRLYAVGVRYLEREGQLPTGADVIDPSDAELAAMQQCLKPLGEAASEIGMDRALSSYTQQEALALINAVVTTYVEAMVQEHERSKYPPVRMQLDAPPMN from the coding sequence ATGAAATGCTGGGTGTGTTTCCGTCAAGCCAAAGGCTTCGGTCATGTGGATCTGCGCTTCAAGGTGGGGCACCCCAAGCGGTACCCCATCGACTGGATCTTCTGCTCGCTGCGCTGCCAGGTCTGTTTCCACCGGCTGTACGCGGTTGGTGTGCGCTACCTCGAGCGCGAGGGACAGCTGCCAACGGGAGCAGACGTGATTGATCCATCCGACGCAGAACTGGCCGCCATGCAGCAGTGTCTCAAGCCGCTGGGCGAGGCGGCCAGCGAGATCGGTATGGACCGAGCGCTGTCGAGCTACACCCAGCAAGAGGCCCTTGCGTTGATCAATGCCGTGGTCACGACTTATGTCGAGGCCATGGTGCAGGAACACGAACGAAGCAAGTATCCGCCCGTTCGCATGCAACTGGATGCGCCGCCAATGAACTGA
- a CDS encoding HAD-IA family hydrolase has product MFSNVHLVLFDLDGTLIDSAPDLGAAADRMRTKRGMPPLPLDVYRPMAGAGARGMLKVGFDMSPDHADFAEMRNEFFEEFERNLLANTVVFDEVAELIARIEAAGMKWGVVTNKSERFTLPTVKRMPLFGNACTVVSGDTTPHPKPHPAPLLEAARRAGVDAKHCIYVGDDERDMVAGLAAGMPTVAALYGYLGSNNDASTWGAQAHIDKPLELLQLLNL; this is encoded by the coding sequence ATGTTCTCCAACGTACATTTGGTCCTGTTTGATCTGGACGGCACCCTCATCGACAGCGCGCCAGATTTGGGTGCTGCCGCCGATCGCATGCGAACCAAGCGCGGTATGCCGCCATTGCCATTGGACGTTTACCGCCCCATGGCGGGCGCTGGTGCACGCGGCATGCTCAAAGTCGGCTTTGACATGTCGCCAGACCATGCCGACTTTGCCGAGATGCGCAACGAATTTTTTGAGGAGTTTGAGCGTAACTTGCTGGCCAATACCGTGGTCTTTGATGAGGTGGCTGAGCTGATAGCGCGTATAGAAGCTGCAGGCATGAAGTGGGGCGTTGTGACCAACAAAAGCGAGCGCTTCACGCTCCCTACAGTGAAGCGTATGCCGCTGTTTGGCAATGCATGCACGGTAGTAAGCGGCGACACCACACCACACCCCAAGCCACACCCGGCACCGCTGTTGGAGGCTGCCAGGCGCGCTGGCGTTGATGCCAAGCACTGCATCTATGTCGGTGACGATGAGCGCGATATGGTTGCAGGCCTGGCCGCAGGCATGCCCACTGTTGCAGCCCTGTATGGCTACTTGGGCTCGAACAACGACGCGTCCACCTGGGGTGCACAAGCCCATATTGACAAGCCGCTTGAGCTGCTACAGCTGTTAAACCTGTAG